A genomic stretch from Musa acuminata AAA Group cultivar baxijiao unplaced genomic scaffold, Cavendish_Baxijiao_AAA HiC_scaffold_1138, whole genome shotgun sequence includes:
- the LOC135671276 gene encoding arabinosyltransferase XEG113-like yields the protein MATCNPLFLAIYATIVAGIIFCTFVILSSVYTSSPAVGAGDGGNEKYFPSPKVTGTPRLQREPSDMFTRAIWDVPVDSKMPDMKSFLLTKEMVKHRAKDNIIIVTFGNHAFLDFILNWVKHLTDLNIFNILVGAMDTKLLEALYWKGIPVFDMGSKMVTVDVGWGSAKFQKMGREKVLLINALLPFGYELLMCDTDMVWLKNPLPYFARFPEADMLTSSDQIRPTTTDDSLEVWQNVTTAYNIGIFHWRPTDVAKRLAREWKDILFK from the exons ATGGCGACGTGCAATCCATTGTTTTTGGCGATCTATGCCACGATTGTTGCCGGTATTATCTTCTGTACTTTTGTGATTCTCTCCTCGGTCTATACTTCCTCACCTGCAGTCGGCGCCGGCGATGGAGGAAACGAAAAATACTTCCCGTCGCCGAAAG taACCGGAACACCAAGGCTGCAAAGAGAGCCTTCGGACATGTTCACAAGAGCCATATGGGATGTGCCCGTTGATAGTAAAATGCCTGATATGAAGTCGTTTCTACTAACCAAGGAGATGGTGAAGCACCgtgcaaaagataatatcatcattgTGACATTTGGGAACCACGCATTCCTGGACTTTATCTTGAATTGGGTCAAACACCTAacggatcttaatatttttaacattCTTGTTG GTGCTATGGATACCAAATTATTGGAGGCTTTGTATTGGAAAGGGATTCCTGTTTTTGACATGGGCAGCAAAATGGTAACAGTAGATGTTGGGTGGGGATCTGCCAAATTTCAAAAAATGGGAAGGGAAAAAGTATTGTTGATAAATGCTCTCCTACCTTTTGGTTATGAGTTACTAATGTGTGATACAGATATGGTTTGGTTAAAG AACCCACTTCCATATTTTGCTCGTTTTCCTGAAGCAGATATGTTAACATCAAGCGATCAGATTAGACCAACAACAACTGATGACAGTTTGGAAGTCTGGCAGAATG TAACTACTGCCTACAATATTGGAATATTTCATTGGCGTCCCACTGATGTTGCAAAAAGGCTAGCTAGGGAGTGGAAAGATATACTTTTTAAGTGA